Proteins encoded within one genomic window of Brachybacterium sp. P6-10-X1:
- a CDS encoding SDR family oxidoreductase — MQDVLVVIGTGGMGEAIARRSGAGQQVLLADFDEAALERVGTALAGDGFAVTTQQVDVSSRDSMAALAAAAAELGPVRHVVHTAGLSPQQAPTAAVLTVDLYGVAVSLEEFGKVIAPGGAGVVIASMAGAMAVGRFPGELEAALLSTPTEELLSLPFLREGALPDSGAAYSLAKRANQLRVHAAAADWGARGARINSISPGVISTPMGQHELASENGAGMRTMIDGSGSGRIGTPADIAGAAAFLLGPDASFITGTDLLVDGGVVAAVRAGGIELPGA, encoded by the coding sequence ATGCAGGACGTCCTGGTCGTGATCGGAACCGGCGGCATGGGGGAGGCGATCGCCCGGCGCAGCGGAGCGGGACAGCAGGTGCTGCTCGCCGACTTCGACGAGGCCGCCCTCGAGCGGGTCGGCACCGCGCTCGCCGGGGACGGCTTCGCCGTGACCACGCAGCAGGTGGACGTCTCCTCCCGCGACTCCATGGCGGCACTCGCCGCGGCCGCCGCGGAGCTCGGGCCGGTGCGGCACGTCGTGCACACCGCGGGCCTCTCGCCCCAGCAGGCGCCGACCGCGGCCGTGCTCACGGTCGACCTGTACGGCGTGGCCGTCAGCCTCGAGGAGTTCGGGAAGGTCATCGCCCCCGGCGGCGCGGGCGTGGTCATCGCGTCGATGGCTGGTGCCATGGCGGTCGGTCGTTTCCCGGGGGAGCTGGAGGCTGCCCTGTTGTCCACTCCCACCGAGGAGCTGCTGTCCCTGCCGTTCCTGCGGGAGGGCGCGCTGCCGGACTCCGGCGCCGCCTACAGTCTCGCCAAGCGCGCCAACCAGCTGCGCGTCCACGCCGCGGCCGCCGACTGGGGCGCCCGTGGGGCCCGCATCAACTCCATCAGCCCCGGCGTGATCTCGACGCCCATGGGGCAGCACGAACTGGCCAGCGAGAACGGCGCCGGCATGCGCACCATGATCGACGGCTCCGGCAGCGGACGCATCGGCACCCCGGCGGACATCGCCGGCGCCGCCGCTTTCCTGCTCGGTCCCGACGCCAGCTTCATCACCGGGACGGACCTGCTGGTGGACGGGGGAGTGGTGGCCGCGGTGCGCGCGGGAGGGATCGAGTTGCCGGGGGCGTGA